Genomic segment of Pochonia chlamydosporia 170 chromosome 1, whole genome shotgun sequence:
GATCTAAACAGCCATGCccagaccaaccagcccCGCATACACTGTAATCAGTTATGGAGACAAATGTTGTGATGCCTGGCGTCTGGGCTTACGTGTTGAAGATAATGTGTGTCCAGTGCATACACAGGGAGGTGAAGAGCCAAGTCTCCGATAAAATTTACCATCTCCAAGAACATAGTAAGAGCCTTATTAGTAATGCCACTCTGCTTACGAGGTTGCATTGGCGAAGCTAAAGCCGCTTGTGATCTGTTGCTTGACTCCACCCCACTGACACTTGCGGCTTGCTTATGAGGCGGTATTCCCGGCGGAGGATTTCCGAGAATGGCGCAAGAGCTCATCGACTTCATTGCACAGACTGGGTGGAAAGAGACTCTAATCGTGACTATATCGCCGTATTGAATTGGTAACTCCTGCTAAGTTTAATACGACCGTGACAAGACGTTATGCGCAGGGATACTCTGGTACTTtcagtcaagttcaacattgGCGGCGGGTTAGCCTACTGGATTCGCCTTACTAAGGGGCTGGGTGAGCTCAACTGTCATTCAGATAATCTGACAAGAGTTTTGGGGCATCGTCTAAAGTAGGGATACGGCTAATAGGACTTGTTATCTGGATAATACCATCTGTTCCAAGTGATTTTATAATAAGTTTTGCCGTAAAGAACCAACCTTTAGCCAATGATCTATTCCAAGATTACCACACAGCTGCTGACTTCGCCCATCAAGTGCGTTAGCTTTTAAGTTGACCCTAATTAATTATTCGTTCATATCTCCCGAGACTTCAATTTTCAATCTTTCATTCATCACATAAACAACAACTACACTATTCATAAGAATTTGCAACGTAGACTACACAATGGGTTCCATCAGTTGCGACTCGGAGcgtgctgttgctggcatcTTCAACTCGGCCGTTGCCGCCTGGGCAATCGGCCCTGCTTGGGAGCTAGGTCTTTTGGATGAATTGCGAAACAACAGAGTGCTCAATGCCAAAAAGTTTGCCCAGCAAAATAACCTGCACAGCGGGTCGACTGAGGGAATGGTGGCTGCTTTGGCGATTGCCCACATCGTCACCCGAGATGGCGATAACATCATTCCTGGGCCGCTCTTTGACGAGACGTACCGCTCCAAGTCACTCTTCCATTGGCTATGCCTTGGATCAGGCGAGCTCTTTTCCAAGATGCAGTATCATCTCCGCAACGAGAACCGCAAGGGAGAAGATTATTACACCCGagacgccgccgccattgcctaTGCTTGCCGGGACATCAACACATATTACTTTGACCCGGCCTTCTGGGCAGCTATGGGTGGTCTTGGCTACGATTTCAAGTCAGTTGTTGACCTCGGGTGCGGCAGCGGCAAGCGCCTCATGCAGATTCTGGACAGTTATCCTGGCACCAAGGCTATTGGCGTCGACTTGGCCAGCCCATCTCTTCaggttgccgccgccgaagccaAGCAGCTTGGCTATGGTGGTCGTCTCAATTTTGTCGAAGGCGATGCCCGCAACCTTCAATACCGCGAGGAGTTCGCCGAGGTTGATCTTTTGACCTGCTTCATGATGGGACACGATTTCTGGCCACGAGAAAGCTGCATCAAGACATTGCGACGTCTGCATGACTCCTTTCCCAATGTCAAGCGCTTCGTGCTCGGTGACGCCACTAGGATCCTGTTGAACTCCAAGGGTTCCCGGACTGCTGTTCCCGAGAGCAACGTTCCCATTTTCACGCTAGGATTCGAGCTCGGCCATGAAATGATGGGCGTGTATATGCCCACGATGGATGAGTGGGACAGCGTCTTTGAAACGAGTGGATGGCGATGTGTCAAGAAGCATCCTATTCCCAATTTGACATTGTCTATAGTATTTGTTTTGGAACGACTATGAACTATTAGAATGAGGTAGTCTAGAAAGCCATCGAGATCAATGAACCTACAAATTGTAACAAATGGAATATGGTGGGTGGCTCTACTTAGTTTTTAAATATCGAATAAAGATTCAATCCTAGCGCGCCGCAAAGTAATGGGTAATTATTGCCTAAAAAAACGAGGATAATTTGAAAATGGCTTTCTCATTGTCTCCATGTGCTTGTAGTTGCGGTTCGTTAGACGCGGCTGTGGTGTCAATGGGTTGTTGGCGCTCATCGCCTACCAAAGCACCTTGAACCTAACTCGTCATCCAATTCATCATTGAACTCAACGAAACTTCATGGATTGAATGAGGCAACTGGTTTATAATATAACTAAATCTACTACGTAATAATAAATTACCACACACAAAAGAAAACTAAAACGAACGAATTACCTTGACACACGAGATCCGACCCTTTCTACAGCCTCATTAAATATCCATAATATATAAGAATTTCCACTCTGACGTGCTTGCCGACCACTGAAGTTCAACATTTATCTAATATAAATACTCCACAGCCGAATGATTACAGAACCCGTGGTTTCCTGCTTGCAGACCTCTGAGCTTCCCCGGGCCGAATCTGCTACGATGCCGCATGGTTTCATTCAGAGAATACTCGCATATTGTCCAGGATACGGAGGCCGTCTTTCACTTGTAATGTCAAGTTTTTCATCTTCGAGGAGATGTATGGTCAGTTTCCGCGTTCCAGACAACGAAAACAGATATGTGCACTTGGGAATAAACTGACCTTGGCGCTATCAAACTTGTCAAACACGGTGTAGTGCTCGGCATCGATATCAATAACAGCTTTGATAAACTCAGGATACCTCGATTCCCAGCCGAGGAGCTTTTCGTCCCGGAATTCATCGTAGACACCTCGAGTTGGCTGCGTGCAGCGTAGCATGACAGCTGGTGGCACAGTCGCAGGATTTTCCACATTAACAGTAGGTGGCGGGTGTGTCGCCGTTGTCACGGGTTTCCAGGCACCGCCAAGAGGTTTATGAAGTACGTCGCCCTGTTGCAGAATGAAAGATCTCTGGGGCAACACAACATGCATCGTTCTTCCCTGGCATACTGGGGCATCCCAGCTCGGCAGGTCCCAGCACACCAGCATGAGACATGTGCTCTCGAAAGACTTCTGCATCAGCGGGTTACTGCTGTCCTTGAAGAAGGGCTCCGGGGTTCCCTCCCGCTCATTTTCGTACTCGTCTAGCATATCGTCGGACACGGAACGATGGTACGGGGCATCAATAATGAGCAATCCGGCAATCTGGAGATTGACAGACGAGTCATCTGCTAACAACCTCGCAATCGCGATGGACATATAGCCACCGAAAGACCAACCTGTTTTGATTATTGGTTAGAGAAGACTCATCATCTGCTGGACGTTCTTTAGAGGCAACGGAAAGGAAAAGTTAAGTGAGCATGGCGTAATCAAGGGACGACAAAAGAGGGCAAGCAAACCTCCCAACACAATGGATCCAGTGATTCCGGCCTGCAGAATGAGAGAAATATAGTGCTTGGCCATTCCATCTATACCTCCTTCCCATACGGAATCGTCCCCATGCTTCGGATTGTGGATGGCCCATACATCCCGATGCAGGTTTCCAAGGAGGAAGTAACTGAAAGTTGTACCTCCGCCATCATGGATTAAAATGagaggaggtggtggattAGCTCTCTTCCTAGGCGGCACGAATTGTAACTGCGTGGGATTTGGGGCGTCTAGGAACATTGTTGACGATTTTCCGTCTCCAAAATAAGGGAATTTCGGCGATATTTCCTTGCCGTATAACCTGGGTTTGTCCTGGTTCAGAATCCAGGCCGGCTGATGAGCAGCCACGATGGGACTCGGTATAATGTCAAATGGACCTCTTATTAGAACTAAAAATTCCTAGAGAAAATCGAATGGCACTGCACTTCTTTAGTGGACAGTTTAGTACTTATATGGTCTTACGTAAGCTAGAAAAGCCGCATACGTCGATATTCTGCAACAACCTGTGTCAACGGGAGTCGCTGTAGGGACCGCTCTACGCCATCTGGCCATTGCATTGACCTTCGCCTTGACCAACCTTTCGTATCTGGGCATTTCCGATGATCTAATAAATCAGGGCCCCTTAAATCCCTCAAATCCCTCAAAATATCCCTATATAAAGAGACGTATGTTACTTTATTCCTAAAGTTAGTCAATCAAGTAAACATTTTCCAATTCAATTGTTTAACTGCCCTCAATATCTGGATTTTGGCGATCTTGTCATATATCATCATTGTTGATCGGAGGCGAGAGAGCTCAATGGGCGCTTTGGATGTAAGGTTATTTTTGGCCAAGTATATATAGCACTTTACAATATAACACGTAGTAAATGTGATCGCTCACAGCCAGCATTGTGTTACCATCAACGGCTAGCGATCCGGATAGGGTGTTAAAGCATGTGATAGTATCATGACATTAGAAGCGCTGACCAGCGCGTCACTGCTATTTTCCCGATAGAGATCGCACACAATTCATCAATGGGAGTGTCTTGGCACATCAAATACTGAACCTGGTTTGATTGCTCGAATTGGGCCCTCaggtgacatggacaaagGACTGCAAGCGGATATTGCGGATGGTTATGTGAGACCAGGATATTTTACCTTGCATATTATTGGGTTTTCTCTGCTAGGAGAGAGTTAGCATGTCTGGTAGAGAAGTCTAGAGATAGtagaccagacatgattgcAACCCTTTTACTGATTGTCGATTGGCCATCACGGCATTTTCCCAGTTCaccttgatgaagccaaaggTCAGCCATATTTGACGCATGTGATATGCAGTTATCGGGGCTGATATCACTATAACGGTGACTCACCTCACCCACAGgtgggaacattgaattaCTGGGCTCCTTGCGTCAGCCAGTGGGGTTAGCGCCACTAATTCATGAAAACGATCTACCAATTTTACTTGACCAATAGGCGTCCACGCTTTGAGTGCTTGGATTCCCAACTAGGAAGGTGCTTTGGCCTTGAGTTGCCATCGATTTTACTCAGTGATTTGCCCAAGGGTTCTGGGATTCAATAGTGCCCATTCACAACAGTTCAAGTTTGCCTTTTCTTGCATGTACTCATTAAATATCAAGAAGCAGGAAAAGGTCAGACTGTTGGCAAAGCGAAGGGAAGAGCACGCAAAGTATTTTAAAAAACGGAAAAAATTCTGTCTCGTTACTTCTAGatatttgatgatgataGACTATACTAAATTTGACTCACAAAGTCTGCAAAGAGAGATCTATGCCTAAAGACCCTTTCTCTTACCGTGACCATTCTTGCGGTCGCAGTCTCTTATGGCCATGTACTAACTGCTATTCGTGTGCCTTACTAACACTCTAACCTTTTTATAAGAGCCACCTAGGTACTCAACGACGGCTTGGATCAAAAAGTGGAACTTCCATAGGTAGCTGTAAATGGGATCTTAGCGAATCCATGGATGCAGCTACATGAGTGCTGCTGTAGGGCCGGCGCGTAAAAAAGATGAGCATGTCACGGGTGGCTACTCTTGACTTGTCTTCGGGGTAGACCGCCGTGAGACTATGTTTGCGCTCGTGATCTACTACCACAAGAGTGTCAAGTAGAGAGCTATGTCGTATGCGGCCGAGAATGTTGTGAGGAGACGTTTCCCGCAACGATATCCCAGTGGTTTCATCCATGTCGTGTATAAAGGTAGCGCCGCTGTTAGAGGTCATGTTTGTAGATCCAAGAAACGTCGTCATAGTGTGGTCGACACCGTCTGAGTGAACGCCTTCGAGCGC
This window contains:
- a CDS encoding methyltransferase MppJ (similar to Pyrenophora tritici-repentis Pt-1C-BFP XP_001942164.1), with the translated sequence MGSISCDSERAVAGIFNSAVAAWAIGPAWELGLLDELRNNRVLNAKKFAQQNNLHSGSTEGMVAALAIAHIVTRDGDNIIPGPLFDETYRSKSLFHWLCLGSGELFSKMQYHLRNENRKGEDYYTRDAAAIAYACRDINTYYFDPAFWAAMGGLGYDFKSVVDLGCGSGKRLMQILDSYPGTKAIGVDLASPSLQVAAAEAKQLGYGGRLNFVEGDARNLQYREEFAEVDLLTCFMMGHDFWPRESCIKTLRRLHDSFPNVKRFVLGDATRILLNSKGSRTAVPESNVPIFTLGFELGHEMMGVYMPTMDEWDSVFETSGWRCVKKHPIPNLTLSIVFVLERL
- a CDS encoding thioesterase domain-containing protein, translated to MFLDAPNPTQLQFVPPRKRANPPPPLILIHDGGGTTFSYFLLGNLHRDVWAIHNPKHGDDSVWEGGIDGMAKHYISLILQAGITGSIVLGGWSFGGYMSIAIARLLADDSSVNLQIAGLLIIDAPYHRSVSDDMLDEYENEREGTPEPFFKDSSNPLMQKSFESTCLMLVCWDLPSWDAPVCQGRTMHVVLPQRSFILQQGDVLHKPLGGAWKPVTTATHPPPTVNVENPATVPPAVMLRCTQPTRGVYDEFRDEKLLGWESRYPEFIKAVIDIDAEHYTVFDKFDSAKMKNLTLQVKDGLRILDNMRVFSE